DNA from Carassius gibelio isolate Cgi1373 ecotype wild population from Czech Republic chromosome B8, carGib1.2-hapl.c, whole genome shotgun sequence:
aacagtatttattaaatattcaagCATTGAGTTCGAAATATGGATCAGCTGTGTAACATTAACATGTTTTAGGAAATGAGTTTCACTAAGCACTTTGCAGTCTAAGCAGTCCGTCTGCGTACTGGAACTGCGAGCTGTTCTCATACTCCAGCATGTCCAGGGCCACCTCACAGCTCTCCTTCACCACCCGCTCCTGGTCCTTCCTGTAGCGCTCTAGGATCTGTAAGCACGCCTCCTTCCCGATGGAGCCCAGTGCTTCTGCGCACTCGTGTCTGACCATGGCGTTCTCATTGGTCTTCTCCAAAGCTGCCTGCAGCTGAGGGATGCTGGCCTCGTGCTGGATTTGACCCAAGACGTAGCCGATCTCGTGACGGAACAAGGCACTGCTGCACTGAAGACCTAAAAATTATATCTTTATTTAAGGATGATGCATTAAATTTCAGGattttcaaaaaatcctgaaagaaatgtctccacaaaaatattagcttattatatatattttattatataacttttttagacacttataatatataaaaaatgtttattgagcaacaaatcagaatCAGACTGAAGTTAATTCAGCGGAATATTCAGATTTGACATCTCAGCAATAAATCGCATTTTTAACCACATGCACTTATTTACGTTATTTTGTGACCTAGTATTAGTCTACATTGTGTTTGGATAGATCTTTCTCACCATCTCCAAGAGCCAGAACAGCCTCTTCAGTACCAAGATTCCTCAGTGCAAACATAGCTCTATAGCGGTCAAACAGCGACAGGCTTTCGTCTAAGAGCTGTGCCCTCAGTTCCGGGACAGTTTTTCTTGGGGCAGGGGGTGCGGGGTCTACAGAGCAGTAGGGGTTTTCATCTGTCCCCTCTGCTGTCTTTTCCCCACCATTCATGAGCCACTCCAGCCTCCGGACTGCCAGCTGACATGTTTCTGCCACCTGTACAAACAGAGAATTCATGTAAAAACTGACTTTTGCGCATAATCAAAGTGCACAGCAGGACATTCTAGTATTAGTGT
Protein-coding regions in this window:
- the dohh gene encoding deoxyhypusine hydroxylase translates to MANHVDISAVGRILVNPRQDLTTRFRALFTLRNLGGPEAITWISEAFVDESALLKHELAYCLGQMQDERAIPILETVLKDTNQEPMVRHEAGEALGAIGNPKVLDLLKKYAEDPVIEVAETCQLAVRRLEWLMNGGEKTAEGTDENPYCSVDPAPPAPRKTVPELRAQLLDESLSLFDRYRAMFALRNLGTEEAVLALGDGLQCSSALFRHEIGYVLGQIQHEASIPQLQAALEKTNENAMVRHECAEALGSIGKEACLQILERYRKDQERVVKESCEVALDMLEYENSSQFQYADGLLRLQSA